The following proteins are encoded in a genomic region of Arachis stenosperma cultivar V10309 chromosome 4, arast.V10309.gnm1.PFL2, whole genome shotgun sequence:
- the LOC130973660 gene encoding receptor-like protein EIX1 isoform X1, which yields MNPRFSMAFHYYVFIVFFMHISVLHVLALNPMIVNVTVKCIESERHALLALKQGFHLNNNAWLSSWGHGDNLKECCNWEHIQCSNETGHVLKLDLHVSDHIVRAGSITAALAELHHLNYLDLSYISFNLTPSIPIFIASLTHLRYLNLSHSGFQGKVPHQFGNLLFLEYLDLGYNSLLAEIPPQISNLSNLVYLHLGSNSFHGNIPPQLGSLLSLKYLDLSENDFNGTIPENFGNLSNLEYLDLSSSYQISLSSGLQWLSHLSFLRHLSLPKVNLSTANNWQQLVSGLSHLQYLDFNGCDLSDSIPSSLSPAANFSTSLSFVDLSGNNLMNSSLIFPWIMNSTSSLAMLNLDHNSLRGTIPQAIGDLSSLEYLNLASNQLEGQIPISLFHVCSLRELDLSGNRLSGQFHEFAKALSNCNHKQLQTLNMGWNEITGMVPDLSSFSSLQVLRLDSNGLNGTLHEGIGQLSNLRELRLGNNSLEGLISESHFSKLSMLLTLDLSHNSLVFNISNEWVPPFKLIKIKLASCILGPDFPKWLQNQHNMNWLDISGAEISSNVPNWFWEFLPTMVKLNLSHNHFKGKIENLPLIPQSALQIDLSSNSFEGPVPAFLSMSAQVFLSNNMFSTANLFLCSNVSANTEYLDLSNNHIRGQLPDCWMNFQSLGFLDLSNNYFHGSLPRSMGSLRQIQSLHLGDNNFSGEIPLSFVNCTELKLFDAAKNNLTGPFPSWIGNNLSNLFILSLHSNQFHGSMPLSICNLDELHLLDLSLNSLSGNIPKCIRNLSAMASQATSKVDIFYAYDAYYDDFDGITSFGVNADSASLIWKGKMSKYRSTLGLLRSIDLSSNRFNGEIPSEMMSLVGLVSLNISRNKLVGNIPQGVGQLKSLDFLDLSRNQLSGRIPSQLSQLDRLSVLDLSYNDLSGQIPLGTQLQTRDASAYIGNPKLCGAPLNKTCLIPTQNPVDGNDDHKEQFFTEGFYIALAIGFIMGFWGVSCSLILKKSWRYAYFKFFNDLYDKLYVFAAIKMAKLKRLRS from the coding sequence ATGAATCCAAGGTTTTCTATGGCATTTCATTATTATGTCTTTATTGTGTTCTTCATGCACATATCAGTGTTACATGTACTTGCATTAAACCCCATGATTGTCAACGTTACTGTGAAGTGCATAGAGAGTGAAAGGCATGCACTACTTGCTTTGAAACAGGGTTTTCATCTCAACAACAATGCTTGGCTTTCTTCTTGGGGACATGGAGACAATCTAAAAGAGTGTTGTAACTGGGAACACATTCAGTGTAGCAATGAAACAGGCCATGTTTTGAAGCTTGATCTTCATGTTTCTGATCATATTGTAAGAGCTGGCTCCATTACTGCAGCACTGGCTGAGTTGCATCATTTGAATTATTTGGATCTTAGTTACATTTCTTTCAATCTCACCCCATCAATTCCTATCTTTATTGCCTCTTTAACCCATTTGAGATACCTCAATCTTTCACACTCTGGCTTCCAAGGAAAAGTACCCCATCAGTTTGGGAACTTACTCTTCTTGGAATATCTTGATCTTGGATATAATAGCCTCTTAGCAGAAATTCCTCCTCAAATTTCAAACCTCTCAAATTTAGTGTACCTTCATTTGGGATCCAACTCTTTTCATGGGAACATTCCTCCACAACTTGGAAGTCTCTTATCCTTGAAATATTTGGATTTGAGTGAAAATGATTTCAATGGAACTATTCCTGAAAATTTTGGAAATCTTTCAAATTTGGAGTATCTTGACCTTAGCTCCTCTTACCAAATATCTTTGAGTTCTGGTTTGCAATGGTTATCTCATCTTTCATTTCTGAGGCATCTTTCACTCCCTAAGGTTAATCTTAGCACTGCAAACAATTGGCAACAACTAGTGAGTGGTCTTTCTCATCTACAATACTTGGACTTCAATGGTTGTGATCTTTCAGATTCCATCCCCTCGTCACTTTCTCCAGCTGCAAATTTCTCCACTTCTCTGTCATTTGTGGATCTCTCTGGCAACAATTTGATGAACTCGTCTTTGATATTTCCATGGATAATGAACTCTACTAGCAGCCTAGCCATGCTCAATTTGGATCATAATTCTCTGAGGGGAACCATACCACAAGCCATAGGGGACTTGAGCTCTCTTGAATACTTGAATCTTGCCAGCAACCAACTCGAAGGCCAAATACCTATATCATTGTTTCATGTTTGCAGCTTGAGAGAATTAGACCTTTCCGGAAACAGGCTGAGTGGCCAGTTTCATGAGTTTGCTAAAGCATTGTCCAATTGTAATCACAAGCAATTGCAAACTTTGAATATGGGATGGAATGAAATTACAGGTATGGTGCCAGATCTTTCTTCATTTTCATCATTGCAAGTGTTACGACTTGATAGCAATGGATTAAATGGAACTTTGCATGAAGGCATTGGACAACTATCCAATTTGAGGGAGTTAAGGCTTGGAAATAACTCATTGGAAGGTTTGATATCTGAGTCTCATTTCTCTAAACTTTCCATGCTATTGACTTTGGATTTATCTCATAATTCATTGGTCTTTAACATTAGCAATGAGTGGGTTCCCCCTTTCAAATTAATCAAGATTAAATTGGCATCTTGCATTTTGGGCCCTGACTTTCCAAAATGGCTTCAAAACCAACATAACATGAATTGGTTGGATATTTCTGGAGCTGAAATATCTAGCAATGTTCCTAATTGGTTCTGGGAATTCCTTCCCACAATGGTAAAATTGAATCTTTCCCACAACCATTTCAAAGGCAAAATTGAAAATTTACCTTTGATTCCTCAGAGTGCCTTGCAGATTGATCTAAGCTCAAATTCTTTTGAAGGCCCAGTCCCAGCATTTCTTTCAATGTCAGCACAAGTGTTTCTGTCCAACAACATGTTTTCAACAGCAAATCTTTTTCTGTGTTCTAACGTGTCTGCGAACACTGAGTATTTAGATTTGTCAAATAATCACATTAGAGGACAGCTCCCAGACTGTTGGATGAATTTCCAATCTCTAGGCTTCCTAGATTTGTCCAACAATTATTTTCATGGCAGCTTACCGAGATCTATGGGATCATTGAGGCAAATTCAGTCATTACATCTAGGTGATAACAATTTTTCTGGAGAAATACCACTGTCCTTTGTTAATTGCACAGAGCTAAAACTTTTTGATGCTGCAAAGAATAATTTAACTGGGCCATTCCCTAGCTGGATTGGAAATAATCTTTCAAATCTGTTTATACTTAGCTTGCATTCCAATCAATTTCATGGGAGCATGCCTCTAAGTATATGTAATCTTGATGAGCTTCATTTGTTGGACCTCTCTTTGAATAGTCTTTCAGGGAATATACCTAAATGCATAAGAAATCTTTCTGCAATGGCAAGTCaagcaacttcaaaggttgatATTTTCTATGCTTATGATGCATATTATGATGATTTTGATGGCATTACCAGCTTTGGAGTTAATGCTGATAGTGCTTCACTTATATGGAAAGGAAAAATGTCAAAATACAGAAGTACATTAGGACTATTGAGAAGCATTGATTTGTCAAGTAACAGATTCAATGGGGAGATTCCAAGTGAGATGATGAGTCTTGTTGGTTTAGTTTCTCTTAACATTTCGAGGAACAAGTTAGTTGGTAATATTCCTCAAGGTGTTGGACAATTGAAATCCTTGGATTTTCTTGATCTGTCTAGAAATCAATTGTCTGGAAGGATTCCTTCACAACTCTCTCAGCTAGATCGTCTCAGTGTTCTTGATCTATCATATAATGATTTATCAGGCCAAATTCCACTCGGTACCCAACTTCAAACAAGAGATGCATCTGCTTATATAGGAAATCCAAAATTATGTGGTGCTCCTCTCAACAAAACCTGTCTCATTCCTACACAGAATCCAGTTGATGGAAATGATGATCACAAAGAACAGTTTTTTACTGAGGGGTTTTACATTGCTTTGGCGATTGGATTTATTATGGGGTTTTGGGGAGTTTCCTGCTCATTGATTTTGAAGAAATCTTGGAGATATGCTTATTTCAAGTTCTTTAATGATCTATATGACAAGCTTTATGTATTTGCTGCAATTAAGATGGCTAAATTAAAGAGACTCAGATCTTAG
- the LOC130973660 gene encoding receptor-like protein EIX2 isoform X2 — translation MNPRFSMAFHYYVFIVFFMHISVLHVLALNPMIVNVTVKCIESERHALLALKQGFHLNNNAWLSSWGHGDNLKECCNWEHIQCSNETGHVLKLDLHVSDHIVRAGSITAALAELHHLNYLDLSYISFNLTPSIPIFIASLTHLRYLNLSHSGFQGKVPHQFGNLLFLEYLDLGYNSLLAEIPPQISNLSNLVYLHLGSNSFHGNIPPQLGSLLSLKYLDLSENDFNGTIPENFGNLSNLEYLDLSSSYQISLSSGLQWLSHLSFLRHLSLPKVNLSTANNWQQLVSGLSHLQYLDFNGCDLSDSIPSSLSPAANFSTSLSFVDLSGNNLMNSSLIFPWIMNSTSSLAMLNLDHNSLRGTIPQAIGDLSSLEYLNLASNQLEGQIPISLFHVCSLRELDLSGNRLSGQFHEFAKALSNCNHKQLQTLNMGWNEITGIGQLSNLRELRLGNNSLEGLISESHFSKLSMLLTLDLSHNSLVFNISNEWVPPFKLIKIKLASCILGPDFPKWLQNQHNMNWLDISGAEISSNVPNWFWEFLPTMVKLNLSHNHFKGKIENLPLIPQSALQIDLSSNSFEGPVPAFLSMSAQVFLSNNMFSTANLFLCSNVSANTEYLDLSNNHIRGQLPDCWMNFQSLGFLDLSNNYFHGSLPRSMGSLRQIQSLHLGDNNFSGEIPLSFVNCTELKLFDAAKNNLTGPFPSWIGNNLSNLFILSLHSNQFHGSMPLSICNLDELHLLDLSLNSLSGNIPKCIRNLSAMASQATSKVDIFYAYDAYYDDFDGITSFGVNADSASLIWKGKMSKYRSTLGLLRSIDLSSNRFNGEIPSEMMSLVGLVSLNISRNKLVGNIPQGVGQLKSLDFLDLSRNQLSGRIPSQLSQLDRLSVLDLSYNDLSGQIPLGTQLQTRDASAYIGNPKLCGAPLNKTCLIPTQNPVDGNDDHKEQFFTEGFYIALAIGFIMGFWGVSCSLILKKSWRYAYFKFFNDLYDKLYVFAAIKMAKLKRLRS, via the exons ATGAATCCAAGGTTTTCTATGGCATTTCATTATTATGTCTTTATTGTGTTCTTCATGCACATATCAGTGTTACATGTACTTGCATTAAACCCCATGATTGTCAACGTTACTGTGAAGTGCATAGAGAGTGAAAGGCATGCACTACTTGCTTTGAAACAGGGTTTTCATCTCAACAACAATGCTTGGCTTTCTTCTTGGGGACATGGAGACAATCTAAAAGAGTGTTGTAACTGGGAACACATTCAGTGTAGCAATGAAACAGGCCATGTTTTGAAGCTTGATCTTCATGTTTCTGATCATATTGTAAGAGCTGGCTCCATTACTGCAGCACTGGCTGAGTTGCATCATTTGAATTATTTGGATCTTAGTTACATTTCTTTCAATCTCACCCCATCAATTCCTATCTTTATTGCCTCTTTAACCCATTTGAGATACCTCAATCTTTCACACTCTGGCTTCCAAGGAAAAGTACCCCATCAGTTTGGGAACTTACTCTTCTTGGAATATCTTGATCTTGGATATAATAGCCTCTTAGCAGAAATTCCTCCTCAAATTTCAAACCTCTCAAATTTAGTGTACCTTCATTTGGGATCCAACTCTTTTCATGGGAACATTCCTCCACAACTTGGAAGTCTCTTATCCTTGAAATATTTGGATTTGAGTGAAAATGATTTCAATGGAACTATTCCTGAAAATTTTGGAAATCTTTCAAATTTGGAGTATCTTGACCTTAGCTCCTCTTACCAAATATCTTTGAGTTCTGGTTTGCAATGGTTATCTCATCTTTCATTTCTGAGGCATCTTTCACTCCCTAAGGTTAATCTTAGCACTGCAAACAATTGGCAACAACTAGTGAGTGGTCTTTCTCATCTACAATACTTGGACTTCAATGGTTGTGATCTTTCAGATTCCATCCCCTCGTCACTTTCTCCAGCTGCAAATTTCTCCACTTCTCTGTCATTTGTGGATCTCTCTGGCAACAATTTGATGAACTCGTCTTTGATATTTCCATGGATAATGAACTCTACTAGCAGCCTAGCCATGCTCAATTTGGATCATAATTCTCTGAGGGGAACCATACCACAAGCCATAGGGGACTTGAGCTCTCTTGAATACTTGAATCTTGCCAGCAACCAACTCGAAGGCCAAATACCTATATCATTGTTTCATGTTTGCAGCTTGAGAGAATTAGACCTTTCCGGAAACAGGCTGAGTGGCCAGTTTCATGAGTTTGCTAAAGCATTGTCCAATTGTAATCACAAGCAATTGCAAACTTTGAATATGGGATGGAATGAAATTACAG GCATTGGACAACTATCCAATTTGAGGGAGTTAAGGCTTGGAAATAACTCATTGGAAGGTTTGATATCTGAGTCTCATTTCTCTAAACTTTCCATGCTATTGACTTTGGATTTATCTCATAATTCATTGGTCTTTAACATTAGCAATGAGTGGGTTCCCCCTTTCAAATTAATCAAGATTAAATTGGCATCTTGCATTTTGGGCCCTGACTTTCCAAAATGGCTTCAAAACCAACATAACATGAATTGGTTGGATATTTCTGGAGCTGAAATATCTAGCAATGTTCCTAATTGGTTCTGGGAATTCCTTCCCACAATGGTAAAATTGAATCTTTCCCACAACCATTTCAAAGGCAAAATTGAAAATTTACCTTTGATTCCTCAGAGTGCCTTGCAGATTGATCTAAGCTCAAATTCTTTTGAAGGCCCAGTCCCAGCATTTCTTTCAATGTCAGCACAAGTGTTTCTGTCCAACAACATGTTTTCAACAGCAAATCTTTTTCTGTGTTCTAACGTGTCTGCGAACACTGAGTATTTAGATTTGTCAAATAATCACATTAGAGGACAGCTCCCAGACTGTTGGATGAATTTCCAATCTCTAGGCTTCCTAGATTTGTCCAACAATTATTTTCATGGCAGCTTACCGAGATCTATGGGATCATTGAGGCAAATTCAGTCATTACATCTAGGTGATAACAATTTTTCTGGAGAAATACCACTGTCCTTTGTTAATTGCACAGAGCTAAAACTTTTTGATGCTGCAAAGAATAATTTAACTGGGCCATTCCCTAGCTGGATTGGAAATAATCTTTCAAATCTGTTTATACTTAGCTTGCATTCCAATCAATTTCATGGGAGCATGCCTCTAAGTATATGTAATCTTGATGAGCTTCATTTGTTGGACCTCTCTTTGAATAGTCTTTCAGGGAATATACCTAAATGCATAAGAAATCTTTCTGCAATGGCAAGTCaagcaacttcaaaggttgatATTTTCTATGCTTATGATGCATATTATGATGATTTTGATGGCATTACCAGCTTTGGAGTTAATGCTGATAGTGCTTCACTTATATGGAAAGGAAAAATGTCAAAATACAGAAGTACATTAGGACTATTGAGAAGCATTGATTTGTCAAGTAACAGATTCAATGGGGAGATTCCAAGTGAGATGATGAGTCTTGTTGGTTTAGTTTCTCTTAACATTTCGAGGAACAAGTTAGTTGGTAATATTCCTCAAGGTGTTGGACAATTGAAATCCTTGGATTTTCTTGATCTGTCTAGAAATCAATTGTCTGGAAGGATTCCTTCACAACTCTCTCAGCTAGATCGTCTCAGTGTTCTTGATCTATCATATAATGATTTATCAGGCCAAATTCCACTCGGTACCCAACTTCAAACAAGAGATGCATCTGCTTATATAGGAAATCCAAAATTATGTGGTGCTCCTCTCAACAAAACCTGTCTCATTCCTACACAGAATCCAGTTGATGGAAATGATGATCACAAAGAACAGTTTTTTACTGAGGGGTTTTACATTGCTTTGGCGATTGGATTTATTATGGGGTTTTGGGGAGTTTCCTGCTCATTGATTTTGAAGAAATCTTGGAGATATGCTTATTTCAAGTTCTTTAATGATCTATATGACAAGCTTTATGTATTTGCTGCAATTAAGATGGCTAAATTAAAGAGACTCAGATCTTAG